The genomic DNA CCATGCCGTCCCCTCACGTCGACTGTCCGGCGTTCAGCCTCCGCCTGGGATTGATCAGTGACTAGTGGCCCCCTGTAGGCCCGGTGTCGGCCAGAATTGAGGCATGACCAATGCCATCGGGGCCAACATCAAAAGGCTGCGGGAAGCGCGCGGCTACAGCCAGGCACGGCTAGCCCATGAGGTGTGCCGGGCAGCCGGGGTCATTGGTGATCCGGTCGGCCGCCAGGAAGTCAGCCGGTGGGAGACAGGGAAACGCACGCCGCGGGAATGGCTGCCGTTCATCGCTGCCGCTTTAGGCGTGTCCGCGGATACCCTGCGCGCGCCCCTGGCGCCCCCTGAGCCGCCTTTGCCGACGCTGGCCGACTTCCTGCCCGAGGGTGACCCACTGAGCCCGCTACAGGGCCACTCAGGGCGCCGGATCGGAATGGGCGCAGTGGAGGACCTACAACAGCGGGTGCATGGCCTACGGCTTGCCGACGACGTCCTAGCCGGTGGAGACCTGATCCGCCCCGCGCTGCGTGAACTGCGCTCCGCCGTGAAGCTGTACCGGGAGGGCAGTCACACCAGCGAGGTAGGGCGTCAACTCCTGCGGCAGATAGGGGAGGTGGCACAGATTGCAGGATGGATTGCAAGCGACGCTGGCCAGCATGCGGAAGCTGAGCGGATCTACCGGCTCGGAATCAGCGCTGCGAGGCAGGCGGAGGATCACACCCTTGCCGGGAACATTGCCGGAAGCCTGGCCTACCAACTCAGCAACACAGGCAGGGAAGTTGAGGGGCTGAAACTGGCCCGTGCGGCGGTCAATGAGACTGGTCCCGACGCTCCGCCAAAGGCTCGCGCGCTGTACCTGGACCGGGTGGCATGGGCGCACGTCAAGGCGGGCGGAATAGAGAACGGGCAACAGGCAATGCGGGCCCTGGGGGAGGCCGGGCAGGCACTCAGCGACGACAGCGCCGGTACGGAATCGCCCGCCTATATGTATTGGGTCGACGCTGGCGAACTGCGGGTCATGGAATCTCGCGTCTACACAGAGCTGCACCGGCCCTTGCGCGCCGTGCCATTGCTGCGGGAAGTGCTCAGCGGATACGACGCGACCCATACCCGCGAAATGGCCCTGTATCTGTCATGGATGGCCGTTGCGCTCGCTGATGCCAATGAGCCCGAGGAAGCGGCAGCAGTAGCCGAACGGGTTGTCTCGCTAGCCTCTGACATTCCCTCGGAGCGGACAGCGGAACGGGTCCGGGTGATCCTTCAACGCTTGCGCGAATACGCGGACGTGCCGGAAGTTGCAACGCTACTCGCTGAACACCAGGTCACTTAGCTTGTGCGCACGACGCTGCAACTCCACTTCCCCGCATAATGCCAGGTCAGAGCCACCGAGGGGCGCAGCCGGCTGAGCTTATGATTTCCAATTGCTAACATGTCGTGAATGCAGGAAAGCCCCGACCCTGGAATATCCAGGATCGGGGCACTTGCTATTCCGTCTCGGCCAACTCGGTCACGCGCTCATCAGCCTCAGCGAGTAGGGCATGCGAGTACAACTCAGGATCGGCATTCAGAACGCGACGGCGCGCACGCTGGACCAACGACACATCAAGCGGCGGGAAAGTCCACAGGGGAGCGCTCAATTCCTCAGCGGACAGGGACAGGTAGTGGCGTAGGTCGCTCATTCGCCACCGGCCAGCGCGAGGTACCGGCGTCCGGTCCGCTCGGACACGCTGTAATGGTCGGCCAGCATCCGGCCGGTAACCGGTCGGCCATTGTCCGCAGCGAGTGAGGCCATGACCGTGCGCACGTCCTCGGCGGTCGGGGGAGTGACCGGGTCATCCTGCGGAGCATCCGGCGCGCTGGCTTCGAAGTCCTGCCATAGGTCGGTGTCCGGCCAACTGTCCGGCAGGGGCTCAGTGGCCGCAGGAGCGACTATCGGGGGCGCAGGGTCCGCGGGGACCGGTACGGCCACGGCAGGCGCCTGAGCGGTCACCCATGGCCGGTGCATCCGGTACAGGGTCACGGGGAACACGGCGTGCAGTCCGGCCGAAACCCACGTGTCGACGCTGGCGAGTGATTCCGCGGTCAGCACTCCGGCCACGTTGGCGGACACGGCCACGGCCACGGCGAACAGGACGTCACGGCGTGACCGGACTGCCCAGACTAGGAACAGGTCGACGGCCACCGGCACGGCATAGGACGGCCAGCCTGGAACTCCGTGCGTTTCAGCGAGGTGCTGCTGTGTGGCGAACGATATGAGCATGGACGCCAACAGGGCTGCGTACCGGGCGTAGTTGGTTACTGAATGGCGAGTCAGCAAGAGGTCTCCAGGGCATTAAAAAGGTGCCCCGGCTCAGTGAGTCAAGGCACCTACCAGAACTGGTATGTGATCAGTCGGTGGGGAAGTCATTTAGGCGGCAGTGAAGACACCCTGAGCCCCCAGGCTGAATGCCGAAGTCATGGCGCTCGCAGATGACCCAACCGGCGCCGTCCCGGTCATTCCAGGGGCCGAAACTGGAACGTCTTTCGGAAGTGGCAGGGGCATTTCGCTGCGCTGCTGCTCGACGCCGAGCCTGGCTCACGTGGGCCACCCCTCAAGTGCGTAACCAGCGGCAGACAGGGAGCCGGGAGTCAGTAGAAGGGTCTCGGAAATGCGGCGAACCTCGGTCAGTTGAGCGGCATTCACGCCTGTTCCGAGCGCCTCAAGTTCCACCAAGAGGGCGACCATTCCGACGCATGCGTCATCCCAGAGATTTGCGCTGGGGCCCTTCCAGAGTGACGACCATCGAGACAGCATTCCATCGGTCCAATCCTCGGCTCGCTCGGGAGGCATGGGCACAGGCAGGCTGCATTCAGGAGGTAGAATCACGCGGCTGATACCGGGGCGCGAGCGGCCACGGCGAAGGTTTTCGCTATTCACGTTGAGTCACTTTCGGTTGGTTACTAAGGGGCGTCGCATGCGGTTTTTGAACACGCTGCGTATTTTTCCCCGAGCGCACCAGGCGGAGACCTCCCCTGCGCCTCGGAGGTCCAAGGGCCGAGTTGATCACCCCCCACCCCCCAGGACCCTTTCAGGCACACAAAGTGACGAGTGAAATGGGCCAGCGCTCACGTTCCGTTTCCCTGGTCGCGCATGGTTCGCCTGTTGTGGTGAGCAGTAGTCATTGCCCGGAGATTGGTCCAGTCATGGGCGCGGGGACCCAATGGGCCGAGTCCGTCAATGTGGTCAACGACCTGCGCCCTAGGCCTCAGGATTTCCGGGGTCAACATGCACTCGTCGCATTCACAGTGCCAGTGCTCGCGGAGGAATGCCGTTCGTGTCCGCTGCCATTCCTTGGACCGGTACGCCCTTTGATGCGCTGAGCTATTGCGGTGCCTGCCGTGCGCTCGCTTGCATTCCAGACACTTCCCCTTGGGCACCTGACACGGGCACCTCGGCACGCTGCACACGGACTTGCGGCCGGAGTCCGGAGGCTGGCACGGCTCATGCGCCACGTACTCACCCGGCTTGGCCGCTGGCTTCGCTGTATGGCTCTCAGCGGGCTTAGGTGGTGGCTTGGGTGCTGGCGTCGCATCCTCGGGCCAGACGCCATCAGCAGGCACCACCAAGCCCGTACGGAGCCACTGAGGGGCGCTCTCGTCCGACACGACGAATTCGTCTCCGGGGCCGTGTTCGGTGCCCTGGTAATCCAGGCGGCAGAACGAGCCGACACGCAGCCTCATTAGTGCATTTTCCTTTCTCGGCAAAGGGGCCCAGCGGGAATGCCGGGCCCCATGTCCAGTCGCTCAGTCAGCGGGCAGAAAGGCGCTCAGCGGCTCAGGCATCATCAAGTCGTGCAGCCACGCCAGCGCTGATCAGCTTCTCTGCCGTCTCGGCCGGTAGCTCTCGGATGCGATCGTCAATGCGCACACGGATAAAGTCGCCCGAGTCCACGCTGATGGTGTTGACCTTGAGCCAGTCACGGCCCAACCGGATCAGCGAGCCGTTATCGGCGGGACTGGACGTGAACACAGGGGCGTTGCCCGGCCTGCCTCGTTCCATGTGGTCGACGGCAGACAGCGCAGAGACAGCCGTGCGGATAGCGCCACGGGTTCGGTAGTACTCCCGCTCGGCCTCCTCGGCCTGCGCCTCCGAAGCCTTCAGCGCCTCTACAACCCGCTCTCGCAGTTCGGGCAGGCTCGCCACCCAGGCACGTTGCACGACAGCGCCAGCGGCCCGGATCTGCTGCTCTAGAGCCTCTATCACGCCAACGCCGGTGCCGCGCAGAGCAGTTACCCGGGAAACCTCGGACTCGCCCTTAGGGACTGGCTTACCGGCCAGCGTCGCAGCCTTAGCGGCAGCAGCGTCACGGGCCTGAGCGCGCTCCAGGTAGCCGTCATCGAGAGCGTCGGCGTATTCGATCTGCGCCTCGCCATAACGATCCCAGGCGGCATCTAGGGCAGCCTGCGCCTTCGCGACGGCGTCCGGAATTTCAATGCCAGCGGGTAGGGGAATAGTCATGAGTAATCTCCGATCAATGAAGGCCCCGGGTGATTCCCAGGGACACAATTAGTATTTGGGTCGTTAGGGAGCTAGGCGGACGTCGTGTACGTGCTGTCGGCGGGATTCGCCGCCGTTCCCCAGTCGCACACCGGTACGTCGGACAACTGCCTTGACCTCTCCCATTGGGGCGCTGAGTCCATAGGTGTTCAGCAGGTGGCTACGGACAGCCGCGAAGACGTCAGAGAAAGCGACATGCTCACCGGGTGCCGGTTCGAGCACCTCGGCTAGTGCGTAGGCAATAGCGGCATCGTCGTTCACGCGGAAGCCTTTCGATCACGCTGCACATTCAGCAGAGCCACATACGCAGCGAGTAGGCCCGTAAGTACCTCGACACCATCTAGGTCTATTTCCTCGGCCGAATCCAGCGCGTCGGCCAGGCTGACCACCAGCGCGGAAAGCGTGGTCCGTTCACGTGCGGTCGCGCTCAGCTTGGCGCCGGGCATGTTCGCGGGGGTCGGCACAGTGGCCACCTCTCGGGGTTTGCATTAGGAGAACGGTTGAGGGGGCGGGGCGCAGCGCGCTGATCAGGCACAATGCCCGAGCCGGCTGAGCCCGATCGTTTGCGCACGGAGACAGTGACTAAGCAGCGCGTATCCCGACGCGCCCCGGTTCGGTTAGCAGTGGCGACATGGGAACCTCCCTTTCAGCGGTAGCCGTGAATTCGACCTAGACGCGCGGCAGGCGCACGCACCTTTGCCTCATGCGCTCTCTGTTCATCGGTGACAGCGGACCAGGCGGCCTCACGTAGGCCCTTGACCCGCTTGCGTAGTAGGCACCGGTCGTAGCCGCTCTCGCGGAATGTGCGGTCTAGCTGCCTGTGATGGCGCTGGCACATGGGCCGGTAATGCGACGTGTCGGCGGACCACAGTTGGCGCGCCTCAGCGTCGAAATGCTCATCAGCGTCAGGGTGATGGGTGTAGCTCCAAGAATCGGCAGTGCGCCCGCACCAGTCACAGGGGTGCAGTCGCGCCGACCCATGGAGCCTGCGTAGTCGCTTGTGTACGGAACCGTAGCTGGGTAGGTGAGACATCCTGAGCCCTTTCGGGAATACAAAAAGGCCCTACGGCCTGAGGAACTGAGACCCGGCCGCCAGGACGGGTTACAGCTCAACTCAGGCCGTAGGGCCTTTGGTCTGTGAGCGTGCGCA from Streptomyces avermitilis MA-4680 = NBRC 14893 includes the following:
- a CDS encoding helix-turn-helix transcriptional regulator, with the translated sequence MTNAIGANIKRLREARGYSQARLAHEVCRAAGVIGDPVGRQEVSRWETGKRTPREWLPFIAAALGVSADTLRAPLAPPEPPLPTLADFLPEGDPLSPLQGHSGRRIGMGAVEDLQQRVHGLRLADDVLAGGDLIRPALRELRSAVKLYREGSHTSEVGRQLLRQIGEVAQIAGWIASDAGQHAEAERIYRLGISAARQAEDHTLAGNIAGSLAYQLSNTGREVEGLKLARAAVNETGPDAPPKARALYLDRVAWAHVKAGGIENGQQAMRALGEAGQALSDDSAGTESPAYMYWVDAGELRVMESRVYTELHRPLRAVPLLREVLSGYDATHTREMALYLSWMAVALADANEPEEAAAVAERVVSLASDIPSERTAERVRVILQRLREYADVPEVATLLAEHQVT
- a CDS encoding transfer protein spdA, which encodes MAVDLFLVWAVRSRRDVLFAVAVAVSANVAGVLTAESLASVDTWVSAGLHAVFPVTLYRMHRPWVTAQAPAVAVPVPADPAPPIVAPAATEPLPDSWPDTDLWQDFEASAPDAPQDDPVTPPTAEDVRTVMASLAADNGRPVTGRMLADHYSVSERTGRRYLALAGGE